One genomic segment of Paenibacillus xylanexedens includes these proteins:
- the hisS gene encoding histidine--tRNA ligase produces the protein MAFQKPTGTQDLLPGVVEKWQYVEEKARDLCRRFNYREIRTPIFEQTSLFVRGVGETTDIVEKEMYTFDDKGNRSMTLRPEGTAGVVRAYVENKIYGEPDVSKLYYIGPMFRYERPQAGRQRQFHQFGVEAIGALDPAIDAEVIALGYQLCVELGLKDVKVEINSVGNSTSRAEYRETLLGFLRPMKDSLCKDCQSRMERNPLRVLDCKVDQDKFVGAPSILDSLDEESLNHFAKLQAYLDDFGVDYAVNNRLVRGLDYYTLTAFELKAQGIGAIDTVGGGGRYNGLVGDIGGPDQPGIGFGIGLERIQLILEHQNIEVTTLAPLDVYFVALGEAADREVNRLLFKLRQSGLSGERDYLGRKMKAQMKSADRFKSRYTAILGDDELERGEIALKSMDTGEQQTVKLDDLVAAIREGK, from the coding sequence ATGGCTTTTCAAAAACCGACTGGAACGCAGGACTTACTGCCTGGAGTTGTCGAGAAATGGCAGTACGTAGAAGAAAAAGCACGAGATCTGTGTCGACGGTTTAATTACCGTGAGATTCGTACACCGATCTTCGAACAGACTTCTTTATTTGTACGCGGTGTAGGAGAGACTACCGATATCGTTGAGAAAGAAATGTATACCTTTGATGACAAAGGCAATCGCAGCATGACTCTTCGTCCAGAGGGAACAGCAGGTGTTGTCCGTGCGTATGTGGAGAATAAAATCTACGGTGAACCGGATGTGAGCAAGCTCTATTACATCGGTCCGATGTTCCGGTATGAGCGTCCGCAGGCAGGCCGTCAGCGTCAATTTCACCAGTTTGGTGTAGAAGCCATCGGTGCGCTGGACCCGGCAATTGATGCGGAAGTAATCGCACTAGGTTACCAGTTGTGCGTCGAGCTCGGCTTGAAGGATGTCAAAGTGGAGATCAACTCCGTTGGTAACTCAACCAGCCGTGCAGAATACCGGGAGACGTTACTTGGGTTCCTCAGACCGATGAAGGACAGCCTGTGCAAGGACTGCCAGTCCCGCATGGAGCGTAATCCGCTGCGTGTACTCGACTGTAAGGTCGATCAGGACAAATTCGTTGGGGCACCATCTATACTGGATAGCCTGGATGAAGAGTCTTTGAATCACTTTGCCAAGCTGCAGGCATACCTGGATGATTTCGGAGTAGATTATGCTGTGAACAATCGTCTGGTACGGGGCTTGGATTATTACACGCTAACTGCGTTTGAATTAAAAGCCCAAGGTATTGGAGCAATAGATACGGTTGGCGGCGGTGGTCGGTACAATGGTCTGGTTGGAGATATTGGCGGACCTGATCAGCCGGGCATCGGCTTCGGTATTGGTCTGGAGCGTATTCAACTGATTCTGGAGCACCAAAACATTGAGGTTACTACGCTGGCTCCACTGGATGTATACTTTGTTGCTCTGGGAGAGGCTGCTGATCGTGAAGTGAACCGTCTGTTGTTCAAACTTCGTCAGTCTGGACTGTCTGGGGAACGTGATTATCTGGGCCGCAAGATGAAAGCACAGATGAAATCAGCTGACCGTTTCAAATCCCGCTACACTGCCATCCTTGGTGATGACGAGCTGGAGCGTGGTGAGATCGCCCTCAAGTCGATGGATACGGGTGAGCAACAAACCGTGAAGCTTGATGATCTGGTAGCGGCAATTCGCGAAGGTAAATAA